The following coding sequences are from one Nicotiana tomentosiformis chromosome 3, ASM39032v3, whole genome shotgun sequence window:
- the LOC104108720 gene encoding putative glycine-rich cell wall structural protein 1 produces MQPKFFYFTLFIFLLISTTGSLAYNTGGRKMSAPETSGSPSGGSGAAHGPNWDYNWGWGSSPGGGWGYGSGSGRSPNGFGRGWGFGSGSGSGSGSGYGYGSGSGGAHGGGYGAGSGSGGSGGGSGSGSGGSGGDRSP; encoded by the coding sequence ATGCAACCAAAGTTTTTCTATTTCACTCTCTTTATCTTTCTCTTGATCTCAACTACCGGTTCTTTGGCCTATAATACCGGCGGAAGGAAAATGAGCGCGCCGGAAACTTCGGGGTCACCTAGTGGAGGAAGTGGTGCGGCTCACGGGCCTAATTGGGATTACAATTGGGGTTGGGGTTCGAGCCCAGGAGGAGGATGGGGTTACGGTTCCGGCTCAGGCCGGTCACCTAATGGGTTCGGTCGAGGCTGGGGTTTTGGTTCTGGGTCGGGGAGTGGGTCCGGTTCTGGCTACGGTTATGGCTCAGGAAGTGGTGGGGCTCATGGTGGTGGATATGGAGCTGGAAGTGGTTCtggtggtagtggtggtggtTCGGGTTCAGGAAGTGGTGGCTCCGGTGGTGACCGGTCACCATAA
- the LOC138907980 gene encoding uncharacterized protein: MLKETLKQLNNQEFNSIGHKIQLSRNKLEGIQAQMPLSGNNTEAILQENAAKLELKKWLEFEESVLKQKSRIQWFKLGDSNTSYLYACVKNKQAKNHICRLTNSVGQILQSAIEVEEEILNFYKKNYLGDEVTAAVMEFYENAEMCKAINCTTITLIPKVKNPTNIKEFRPIFCCTRGHTISQDTPSIVSKPKSASWDIQKIFKARNYFEVAGYTEKKVNLMERFSIRHIYKAMQGEFQKVP, translated from the exons ATGCTAAAAGAAACTCTAAAACAACTGAACAACCAAGAATTCAATAGTATTGGGCACAAGATTCAATTATCAAGGAACAAATTAGAAGGTATCCAAGCTCAGATGCCACTCTCTGGAAATAACACTGAGGCAATACTACAAGAAAATGCTGCAAAACTTGAACTGAAAAAGTGGTTGGAGTTTGAGGAGAGTGTGTTGAAGCAGAAGTCAAGAATTCAGTGGTTTAAACTAGGGGATTCTAACACATCATACTTGTATGCTTGTGTGAAAAACAAGCAAGCAAAGAATCATATTTGCAGACTAACTAACAGTGTAGGGCAAATTCTTCAAAGTGCTATTGAAGTAGAAGAGGAAATACTGAATTTCTACAAAAAAAACTACTTG GGTGATGAGGTTACTGCAGCAGTAATGGAGTTCTATGAAAATGCTGAAATGTGCAAAGCCATCAACTGCACCACTATTACTTTGATCCCTAAAGTCAAGAACCCAACTAACATCAAGGAATTCAGGCCTATTTTCTGCTGCACG AGGGGACATACAATCAGTCAAGATACTCCATCAATAGTTTCAA AGCCAAAGAGTGCATCATGGGATATCCAAAAGATATTCAAGGCAAGAAACTACTTTGAGGTTGCTGGATATACAGAAAAGAAGGTGAATCTGATGGAGAGATTCTCCATAAGACACATATACAAAGCCATGCAAGGGGAGTTTCAGAAGGTGCCATAG